The Daucus carota subsp. sativus chromosome 7, DH1 v3.0, whole genome shotgun sequence genome window below encodes:
- the LOC135147944 gene encoding uncharacterized protein LOC135147944 — protein sequence MTNLTNLSFVALDISGEKYLSWVQDVKLHLGSKKLSNTIKGENTSTIEENFTSIIFLRHHMHEDLKSEYLEVEDPFMLWKNLKDKFDYQKLVYLPAAENDWANLRLQNFKSGRAYSSVLFKISSRLIMCGEVVIEKRKIDKTLSTFHPNNINLAEMYGERKFTKFGDLLSTLLVAEQNHELVIKNHQSRPTGSAPLPEVNNTTFQQNVRGKGHRGGRGHGRYRERGRGGGHFRPYNSSDHQKWQPETQSKRKAPQGGKTDNLCHKCEMEEHWSRNCYIPQHLVDLYQSSKRSKGKNGGN from the coding sequence ATGACAAATCTTACAAACTTGTCGTTCGTTGCGTTGGACATTTCCGGGGAGAAGTATTTATCGTGGGTACAAGATGTAAAATTGCACTTGGGTTCAAAGAAATTAAGCAACACAATAAAGGGTGAAAACACATCCACGATTGAAGAAAACTTTACCTCTATTATTTTTCTCCGACACCACATGCATGAAGATTTAAAATCTGAGTACCTAGAAGTCGAGGATCCCTTTATGTTATGGAAAAATCTAAAGGATAAGTTCGATTATCAGAAACTAGTTTATCTACCTGCGGCTGAAAATGATTGGGCTAATCTAAGACTTCAGAATTTTAAGAGTGGTCGGGCATATAGCTCTGTCCTATTCAAAATAAGTTCTAGGCTCATTATGTGTGGTGAGGTTGTTATTGAGAAAAGAAAGATCGACAAAACACTATCCACTTTTCATCCCAATAATATCAACTTAGCCGAGATGTACGGGGAGCGGAAGTTTACCAAATTTGGGGATCTCCTTTCAACCCTCCTTGTTGCCGAGCAGAATCATGAATTGGTGATTAAGAATCATCAATCCCGTCCAACGGGATCTGCCCCTTTACCAGAAGTAAATAACACGACATTCCAGCAGAATGTACGTGGCAAAGGGCATAGAGGTGGACGAGGCCATGGTCGCTACCGTGAACGAGGCCGTGGTGGTGGGCATTTTCGTCCTTATAATAGCTCTGATCACCAGAAGTGGCAACCTGAAACACAGAGCAAAAGAAAAGCACCACAAGGAGGGAAAACTGACAATTTATGTCACAAGTGTGAAATGGAAGAGCATTGGTCACGTAATTGTTATATCCCACAACATCTTGTTGATTTATATCAGTCGTCTAAAAGATCGAAAGGAAAAAATGGTGGAAACTAA